From the genome of Argentina anserina chromosome 4, drPotAnse1.1, whole genome shotgun sequence, one region includes:
- the LOC126790170 gene encoding probable indole-3-pyruvate monooxygenase YUCCA3, translating to MMHNSACHGQSLDQNELFSRRCVWVNGPVIVGAGPSGLAVGAGLKDQGVPFIILERADCIASLWQKRTYDRLKLHLPKQFCQLPNFPFPEDFPEYPSKDQFIKYLESYAQHFDIKPNFNETVQSAKYDETFGLWRVKTIAASGTGFAVEVEYICRWLVVATGENSEKVVPEFEGLEKFGGHVMHACDYRSGAAYRGQNVLVVGCGNSGMEVSLDLCNHDASPSMVVRSSVHVLPREILGKSTFELAIFLMKWVPLWLADKILLILAWIFLGNLEKYGIRRPSIGPLQLKHNSGKTPVLDIGALQKIRSGEIKVVPGIKRFSHGRVELVNDQNLEIDSVILATGYRSNVPSWLKENEFFSGDGIPRNPFPNGWKGKAGLYAVGFTRRGLSGASLDAIGVSQDISKSWKEETKQKKITVAARHRRCISHF from the exons ATGATGCATAATAGTGCTTGTCACGGTCAATCTCTTGACCAAAACGAGCTTTTCTCCCGGAGATGTGTATGGGTGAATGGACCGGTCATCGTCGGCGCCGGTCCTTCAGGCCTAGCAGTTGGTGCTGGTCTTAAAGACCAGGGAGTTCCATTCATCATTTTAGAAAGAGCCGACTGCATTGCTTCACTTTGGCAAAAGAGAACATATGATCGCCTCAAGCTTCACCTCCCCAAACAGTTCTGCCAACTACCCAACTTCCCATTCCCGGAGGACTTCCCAGAGTACCCTTCCAAAGACCAGTTCATCAAGTATCTGGAGTCGTATGCGCAGCACTTCGATATCAAACCCAACTTCAATGAGACAGTTCAGTCAGCTAAGTACGATGAGACCTTTGGTCTTTGGCGGGTGAAGACCATTGCTGCGAGCGGTACAGGCTTTGCTGTTGAAGTCGAGTACATTTGCCGGTGGCTCGTGGTGGCCACCGGAGAGAATTCTGAGAAAGTAGTGCCTGAGTTTGAAGGCCTGGAGAAGTTTGGCGGCCATGTCATGCATGCTTGTGACTACAGATCCGGCGCGGCTTACCGTGGCCAGAATGTACTAGTTGTTGGATGTGGAAATTCCGGTATGGAAGTCTCTCTTGATCTTTGCAACCACGATGCAAGCCCTTCCATGGTTGTTCGAAGTTCG GTTCATGTTCTGCCAAGGGAAATTCTTGGAAAGTCAACATTTGAATTGGCAATTTTTCTGATGAAATGGGTACCACTCTGGCTTGCTGACAAGATATTGTTGATACTTGCTTGGATATTTCTAGGAAATCTTGAAAAATATGGTATAAGGAGACCTTCTATAGGTCCTCTACAGCTGAAGCACAACTCAGGAAAGACTCCAGTTTTGGACATTGGAGCTCTTCAGAAAATAAGATCTGGTGAAATTAAGGTGGTTCCTGGAATCAAGAGGTTCTCTCATGGCAGAGTTGAGCTTGTTAATGACCAAAATCTTGAAATTGATTCTGTCATTTTGGCCACTGGGTACCGTAGCAATGTTCCTTCATGGCTCAAG GAAAATGAGTTCTTTTCTGGAGATGGGATCCCCAGAAATCCATTCCCAAATGGGTGGAAAGGGAAAGCTGGTCTTTATGCAGTTGGGTTCACTAGGAGAGGACTATCTGGTGCATCATTAGATGCCATTGGTGTGTCCCAAGACATTTCCAAGAGCTGGAAAGAAGAAACCAAGCAGAAAAAGATAACCGTAGCGGCTCGCCACCGTAGATGTATTTCGCATTTCTAA
- the LOC126790169 gene encoding 7-hydroxymethyl chlorophyll a reductase, chloroplastic — translation MSCLIANLSSLPVSLSIVSSSPSPSPSSSSSSKGTQGNNSNSKSLKLREDWRQRSKPIPPGGTYPAKDHCSRCGLCDTYYIAHVKEACAFLGDGMSKIERLEPVVHGRGRKPDSLDEMHLGVYEELLYARKIKPVEGAQWTGIVTTIAIEMLKSGMVEAVICVQSDPEDRFSPMPVLARTPEEVLAAKGVKPTLSPNLNTLALVEAAGVKKLLFCGVGCQVQALRSVEHHLNLEKLYVLGTNCVDNGTREGLDKFLKAASSEPETVLHYEFMQDYKVQLKHLDGHIEEVPYFSLPANDLTDVIAPSCYSCFDYTNGLADLVVGYMGVPKYSGISMTQHPQYVTVRNERGREMISLVEKHLEITPTISTGDRRPFVLETVKADDTAKMGRGPDPAPKFIGNLIAFLLNLVGPKGLEFARYSLDYHTIRNYLHVNRTWGKERADRHMPSYAKKIVDMYNKNGEIDKLLSAK, via the exons ATGTCTTGTCTCATCGCCAATCTCTCTTCGCTTCCTGTCTCACTCTCCATCGTCTCCTCATCTCCATCTCCATctccatcttcatcatcttcatctaaAGGAACACAAGGCAATAACTCAAACTCAAAGTCACTGAAGCTCAGAGAGGACTGGAGACAACGCTCCAAACCCATCCCTCCTGGTGGCACTTACCCAGCTAAAGACCACTGCAG TCGTTGCGGGTTGTGTGATACTTACTATATTGCCCATGTTAAGGAAGCCTGTGCTTTTTTGGGTGATGGGATGTCCAAGATTGAA CGTTTGGAACCTGTAGTTCATGGTAGAGGGAGAAAGCCGGATTCTTTAGATGAAATGCACTTGGGTGTCTATGAGGAGTTGTTGTATGCTCGGAAGATCAAGCCTGTTGAAG GTGCTCAGTGGACGGGGATAGTAACAACTATTGCAATAGAAATGCTAAAATCAGGCATGGTAGAAGCTGTCATTTGTGTACAGAG TGACCCAGAAGACAGGTTTTCTCCAATGCCTGTATTAGCAAG GACACCAGAAGAAGTTCTAGCTGCTAAAGGTGTCAAGCCAACACTATCACCCAATTTGAACACCCTTGCCCTAGTTGAG GCTGCAGGTGTAAAGAAACTTCTATTCTGTGGTGTGGGTTGCCAGGTGCAAG CGTTAAGGTCTGTGGAGCACCATCTGAATCTGGAAAAACTGTATGTGTTAGGCACAAATTGTG TGGATAATGGGACTCGTGAAGGGCTTGATAAGTTTCTAAAGGCTGCTAGTAGTGAACCGGAGACGGTTCTTCATTATGAGTTTATGCAAGATTACAAG GTTCAGTTGAAGCATTTGGATGGTCATATTGAAGAG GTTCCTTATTTCTCTCTTCCAGCAAATGATTTAACTGATGTAATTGCTCCTTCTTGTTATAG CTGCTTTGACTACACGAATGGTTTGGCG GATTTAGTGGTTGGATACATGGGTGTGCCAAAGTATTCTGGAATTAGCATGACCCAACATCCTCAGTATGTTACGGTAAG AAATGAACGTGGAAGAGAGATGATCAGTCTGGTTGAGAAGCATTTGGAGATTACTCCTACTATTAGCACT GGTGATCGCCGACCATTTGTATTGGAGACAGTTAAGGCAGATGATACTGCTAAGATGG GAAGGGGTCCAGATCCTGCACCAAAGTTCATTGGCAATTTAATTGCGTTCTTGCTGAATCTG GTTGGTCCCAAGGGGCTGGAATTTGCTCGTTATTCACTTGATTACCATACCATCCGGAACTATCTGCATGTTAACCGAACATGGGGAAAAGAAAG AGCTGATCGACATATGCCTTCTTATGCAAAGAAAATTGTGGATATGTACAACAAGAATGGTGAAATTGATAAGCTGCTTTCAGCCAAGTAA